The region CGAACTCGATATAGAGTTGGGAAAAGTAGATCCTAATTATGTTTCTATAGACGGTCGTAAAGCTATTAATCGCATCAATAATAATTTGATGTTTCATCCTAATAAACCTGTCTATAAAGATCATTTTGGTGCAGGTATGGACCTTAATGAAAACGGGAAACAAGGCGATTTTTATATTCATTTAGGAACAGAAGAATCCTTTATCGCTGGCGGATTTTACAAGCCTAAAAAGGAATTGCTCGACTCTATAAGAGATGCCATAGATTATAATGGACAGGAGTATAAAGAGATCCTTAACAAGAAATCTTTTAAAGAAACTTTTGACGTGATTGATGATGGTGATTCTCTGAAAACTTCCCCTAAAGGTTATTCTCAAGACCATGAGCATATAGAGTTGCTGCGATTAAAAACATTTGCCATACAACATGACCTCTCTCAAAAACAAGTGATGCAAGAAGATTTTATGCAGTATTGTGTTGCAGTATATAAAGAAATGATTCCTTTTAGAGCTTATTTGAATAAAGCGGTAACGGTTTGATTTATTGATCCCTATAAAAGACTTTAAACTCGGCACCCATACCATAATCGTCGTTACCAGATCGTACTAATTTGCTATTAGGATTATAAGTCAGGTCAAATAGTTGCCAGGTTTTATTATTAAAAAAGATGCGTCTTACCCAAGTGTTTTTACCCTCTATTTCTTTGGTAAAAGGGAGAAGCGGTCGGAAAGTAGTGGAGACCTTTACGGTGCCAGTTCTGGTTTTGATTTCCCTGTATTTTTTAGCTTTGATGAGTTTCCCATCTGGTTTTGTATATCCCAATACTTGGATAGAAGCAAAGATTCCATTTTGTGGAATATTGATCTTCATTTCTTCTATATCTAATTCAAATGTTTCTTCAGTGGTTTGATCAATAATAAAAGTTTTTGAGGGATATAAAGATCTATCAGATGGATTTCCACCTTCTTGAACATCATAAAAAGAAACTCTAAACATGGTAGAAAACTGGCGCAACTTCCCTTTGTTACTGGATTGACTCTCTTCTAAAACTACGGGTAATTTAAGTTGTGTGATTTGGGTGGGTTCGCCATCGTAACGATCAAACTTCACTGCAATTTCACTTTCTACTGTAGGCAACCAGCAGTCAAAGTAATTATCGTGACCTAATTCTTTCTTTTTACGGTCTTTGTGTTTTCCTGTAAGAGCGGCACTTATGATGACGGTTTCCAGTTCATCTGCTTGCTGATAAAGAAACACTTCTGATTGCAGGTTTTCTACAGCGACACCTAAATCAGCATAACCTATACTGGAAAAGAATAAAGAGTCTACGTCATTATAGAGTTTTTTGGAGAACCTGAAACTTCCTTCATCGTCTGCAAAAGTTCCTTTACCGTTTCCAAAACTGATGGTAGCAAAAGCAATAGCTTCTTTAGTAGCCGCATCTTTTATGATAATGTCTTGACTTAAGCCTAAGTTGAAACTTGCTAGTACAAGACTAATCCAGAATAAGTTTTTCATCTATAGTTTTTAAATAGTTGACAATTTCTCGCGTTGCGCCCGTATTGCTGTTGATCCAGTGACCACAAATCATTCCAGTTTTATCTCTTAAATAATCGTCTTCTAGAAGTTGGTTGGTCATGCTTTCAAATTCAAGAGCATCTTTTACAGAAAACAAACCTCCTAAATCTTCTAGTTTGCCAGCTTCAGGGAATTTTTCATAGTTCTTACCTATGATCACCGGAACGCCATAAGTTGCTGCTTCTAGAATATTGTGTAAGCCTTTTGTTCCCATAGCTCCACCTACGTAGGCAAGATCTGCATAGCTATAGACTTTCGTTAGCAAGCCTATGCTGTCTATAATCAGTGTCGATGCAGACTCGAGATCATGGATCACACAGCCTTGAAGGCTGCTCCACTTTATAGGATGGTAATTCAGACTATCGCACAACTGATTAATAGAACTAGGCGCTACTTCATGTGGAGCAATAATGATTTTGTAGTTCTTGTTTTGGTCATTGTTGTTCAACCAGTTTTTCATGATCGCTATATCTTCTGGCCAGGAACTTCCTATAACAAGACACTTTTTATTTCCTATAAAGCTTTTTAGCTCGGTAATGGAACTATCTCTTTCTATCAATTGGCTAGCGCGATCAAACCTGGTATCGCCACTAACGCTAGCATTAGTAAAGCCTAGTTTTTTTAGATTTTGAAGTGAAGATTCATTTTGTAAAAAGAAATGATCAAAACTTTCTAAGGAATGGATCATCCATTTTCCATACCAACTATTAAAAGACATCTTATCTCTAAAAACGCCACTTACAAGAATGGTTTTACAATTGGTTTCTTGGAGTGCATTTAAATAATTAGGCCAAAATTCATACTTCACCATAATGGCCAGCGATGGTTCTACGGTGGCGATAAATTTATTTACGTTACTCACGGCGTCTAGGGGTAAATAGCAAACCACATCAGCTAGGGGGGTGTTTTTTTTGTTCTCGTAGCCACTAGGAGAGAAAAAAGTGAGGATGACTTGATAATTCTCCCGGTTGATGCGTTCTAGTACGGGAACAACTTGTTCAAACTCGCCTAAACTTGCTGCGTGTACCCATATTTTGGGTAGCGACGACTTTACTTTTTTATCTAAAATGTCCCAAGTGCGTTCGCGACCTTGCGCACCGAGCTTTAGTTTTTTATTAAAAGCTCCAGCTAGTGGTAGGCACGCTTTCGCGAAAGCGGAAAAAATATCATACAAGGTCTTCAAAAATCAGTCTTTTTTCAAATGTAATATAAAAAATAAGGTTTGGGCATTCCTATCATTATTGCTTATTTTTACATGGATATGCATCATCAAATGCCTATTAATAATACAATTTACAAATGCGTAAAATACAGATGGTTGACCTCCAGGGTCAGTACGAGGGAATAAAGGATAGAATAAATACTGGGCTACAAGAGGTTATAGAGTCAGCGGCTTTTATCAATGGTCCAGAGGTTCATGCTTTTCAAAAAGAACTGGAAGAATATTTAGGAGTGAAACACGTGATTCCGTGTGCAAATGGTACCGATGCATTACAAATCGCAATGATGGGACTAGGTTTACAGCCTGGTGATGAAGTCATCACAGCCGATTTTACTTTTGCAGCGACGGTTGAGGTTATAGCGCTTTTGAATTTGACGCCAGTCTTAGTGGATGTAAATCCGTATAATTTTAATATCGATATAGAGGCTGTCAGAAAGGCAATAACGCCTCAAACAAAAGCTATTGTTCCTGTTCATTTATTTGGACAAACGGCCAATATGGATGAGATCATGGCGATTGCAAAAGAGCACGATCTTTATGTCATTGAAGATAACGCGCAAGGAATAGGTTCTAATTATATGCACAGTAATGGATCTAAATCTAAAACAGGAACTATAGGACATGTAGGGACTACCTCATTTTTCCCTTCAAAAAATTTAGGTGCTTACGGAGACGGCGGGGCTATTTTTACTAATGATGACGAACTGGCTCATATCATAAGAGGAGTTGTAAATCACGGTATGTACGAGCGTTACCATCATGATGTAGTAGGAGTGAATTCTCGATTAGATGCGATGCAAGCCGTAGTTTTAAGAGCAAAACTACCTTTCTTAACCGATTATAACAATGCCCGTAGAGACGCTGCTAGAAAGTATACAGCAGCTTTTGCTGGTGAAGAAAAAATCATCACGCCTATAGTTTGCGATAGTTGCGACTGTCACGTGTTTCATCAATACACCTTAGTTATTAAAAATGCAGACCGAGACGGACTGGTAAAACATTTACAGGCAAATAACATTCCTTGCGGGGTGTATTACCCGATACCACTACACAAACAAAAGGCTTATGTAGACGATCGTTACAAAGAAGAAAACTTCACGGTGACCAATCAACTAGTGAAGGAATGTATTTCTTTGCCTATGCATACCGAGCTGGATGATGAGCAGATCAAGTTTATTACCGATCATATTAAGGAGTTTATAAACAGATAATTTTAGAACGATAATTCTAAAAAAAACCCGCTAGGAAAGTAAATTTTAAACTTTTTTAGCGGGTTTTCTGCTTTCTTGCATGCTGATAGGGCTGGTTTCAAAAGCAGCATTATAAATAGCGACCGACTATTTTATGACTGCCTGAGCGACTAAACTCCTGAAATGCTTTCTTGTTTATCTGTAAAGTAGCTATTCATAAAATTTGTCATTCATTTCCAAACACAGCAAAAAAGGAGATTTTAAAATAAGCCATATGTGACAAATCTGTCTTAACTTGTGGTTTCAATTTATTCCTATGAAACTGCGACTTACTTTATTGATGCTCTTAGTGATCACCATCACCATAGCTCAAAACACAACAACTATTATTCACGCTGGACACCTTTTAGATACGGAGAAAGGAACCTGGCTCACAGAGATGACAGTGACCATAGCTGATGGAGAAATACAATCTTTGGATAAAGGCTATTCAAGCGTTCCAACAACTGCCGATTATTATGATTTGAAAGATAAGTGGGTGATGCCAGGTCTTACAGATATGCATGTCCACATGGAAACAGAGTATAATCCTCATGCGTACATTTCAAAATTTGTGGATGATCCTGCAGACGTTGCTTATAATTCTGTAAAATATGCAGAGATTACTTTAATGTCTGGTTTTACAACGGTAAGAGACCTAGGTGGTAGTGGTATTAATATTTCGCTACGGGACGCTGTAAATAAGGGTAAAGTGCCAGGTCCAAGAATCTTTACGGCAGGAAAATCCATCGCCACAACTGGTGGTCATGCCGATCCTACTAACGGAGGTAACCAAGCCTTTATGGGTGATCCAGGTCCTAGAGAAGGCGTTGCTAATGGTCCAGATGAAGCAAGAGCAGCAGTAAGACACCGTTATAAAAATGGTGCCGATTGTATTAAAATAACTGCTACAGGGGGTGTTTTAAGTGTGGCAAAAAATGGTAGCAATCCGCAATTTACATTGGAGGAGATCAAAGCCATCACAGAAACTGCAGCAGATTATGGCTATCATGTGGCTGCGCATGCTCATGGTGATGAAGGTATGTATCGCGCGGTAGAAGGTGGCGTGAAAACTATAGAACATGGAACTTATATGAGTGAAAGAACTATGGAGCTTATGATCAAAAAGGATTGTTACTTAGTCCCTACGATTACCGCAGGAAAAGAAGTAGCCGAAAAAGCTGAAGTAGAAGGTTTCTACCCAGCGATAGTAGTTCCTAAAGCGAGAACTGTTGGCCCACAAATTCAAGGGACTTTTGCTAGAGCTTATAAAAAAGGAGTGCCTATTGTTTTTGGAACAGACGCAGGTGTTTTTGCACATGGTCAGAATGCCAAAGAATTTGGCTATATGAATGAGGCAGGAATGCCAGTTATGGAAACCATACAAAGCGCAACTATAACACCTGCAAAAATCTTAAAGTTAGAAGATAAAATAGGTCAAGTCAAAAAAGGCTTTTATGCAGACATTATAGCCGTTTCTCAAAACCCAGAAAAGAATGTTGCGATTTTAGAAGAGATGAGTTTTGTGATGAAGGATGGTGTGGTTTATAAGAGATAGGAAATATCTTCAGAAACAAAAACTTCCACCCTTTAGGGCTGGGGGAAGAAGTTTTGGAATCTCATCAACGCAACCTTTTCCCCAGCCCTAAAGGGTGAGGGTTCTCAAAAGCTTCTAAATAGGTAAACTCCTTCCCTTGAGGGAAGTCGGGATGGGTGTTGGCCATGTGGGATGTATTTACAAAGTAAAGTTCAATGGCAAAACTGTGTGTTGAGAATAGGTGTAATAATACTCAGTTTATAGAATAATTAAAATGAAACCTTTTCCCCAGCCCTAAAGGGTGAGGTTTCTACCTTTTCAAGACTAAAAAGTACAAGTGCAAGAATTAGACTATCTAAAAATTGAAGGAATGTTTGCAGGAGCCACTGCTGAGGTTAAAAAATTTGCAATGCAACTACGAGCAAACACTACCGATTCTGAAGATAAGTTATGGGGCTATCTAAAGACAAATCCGCTAGATTTAAAGTTCAGGAGGCAACACCCCTTTAATCTTTACGTACTAGACTTTTACTGTCATAAATTGAGGCTGGTTATTGAGGTTGATGGCGGTTACCATTTTACTAGATTACAACAAGAAAAAGATAGAAATCGAACTTTAGAAATCTCAAAATATAAAGTTGATGTGATCCGATTCACAGATATGGAGGTAATCGACGATTATGAAAGCACCATTGAAAAAATAGATGCTATAATAAAAGAAAAACAAAAACTTCCACCCTTTAGGGCTGGGGGAAGAAGTTTTGGAATCTCATCAACGCAACCTTTTCCCCGGCCCTAAAGGGTGAGGATTCTGCAAAGTATTTAAATAAGCACTTTCCCTAGAGGGAAGTCGGGATGGGTGTTGGTCTTGTGGGAGGTAACAAAGACTAAAAACTTCCACCATTTAGGGCTGGGGGAAGAAGTTTTGGAGTTACAATGCACTGTGATTCTTAAAGCCTTTTTCTTCAAGGTACTTTACATATTCATACGTATTCACTTTAGCTTTAAGATCATGTAAAAGATTGTAAAGACCAAAAAACGTGCGGTTGATGTACAAGAAATGCTTGCTGCCTCGATTGCCATTCATTTTACGCAACTCTTTATCGTTGCTGTATTTCTCACTTAGAGAGGAGATTTCATCCCAGAAAAAGGGGTCTGCAAAGTCAAATGTCTTTTCTTTGAAAGGCCTTGTAAAAAGACTGAGCATCTCATGAAATAAGGTGCTGAAATACGCGACTTCTCTGTCACTATCATCTTTGCGCAAAATCTCCAATTGAAAGAGCTTTTCTTTAAAGATCTCAGGATTATTAATATTTTCAGGGACCGCTAGTTCAAAATACGGTTGGTAAAATTCATCTACTATATCCTTTATACAACCGAAATCGATAGCAATCAATTCACACTCTTTGGAGATCAAGAAATTCCCTGGGTGTGGATCAGCATGAACAGCTTTTATACCGTGCATTTGAAACATATAGAAATCCCAAAGTGTTTGTCCCAGTTTATTGCCAGTCTCTGGCGTAAAATCTGTTTTTGCAAACTCGCTTAAATGCTTTCCAGTCATCCAGTCCATCGTGATGATGCGTTTGTTAGAAAGCGCTGGATAATATTTTGGAAATTTTAAATTAGGGATATGTGCGCAAGCCTCTGTAATTGCGATACTCTGCTTTACTTCAAGCTCGTAATCGGTCTCTTCTGTTAATTTATCTTCTACTTCAGAAAAATATCTTTTAGAATCTTCTCCTTTGAGGTTGAACATTTTTATAGCAATAGGTTTTACCATCGCAAGATCACTTCCTATAGATTCTGCTACGCCAGGATATTGAATTTTTATCGCTAATTCTTTGCCGTCTTTAGTAGCTCTGTGAACTTGACCTATACTCGCCGCATTGACAGAATCTTTAGAGAAGGTATCGTAAATTTCTTCTGGATAAGCACCTTGGTATTTTTTAAAGGTTTTTCTAACTAAAGGAGCAGACAGCGGTGGCACACTAAATTGCGCTAGACTAAACTTCTCTACATAGGCACCAGGTAATAAACTCTTGTCCATAGACAGCATTTGCGCTACTTTAAGCGCGCTACCTTTCAAGTTTTTTAATCCATCATAAATATCGGTAGCATTGTCCTCATCTAGCGAGGAGCGATCCATTTCTCTGTTTACCGCTTTTTTAGAATAATATTTGATATAATTTGCACCTATTTTAGCTCCAGTCTTTACTAGCTCTGTTGTGCGCCCTATTTTACTGGTAGGTATTTTGTCTAATGTTTTCATAGCTTGATGATAATTCCGCTTTCGCGAAAGCGGAAATAAAAAAACTTATTACTTCAGCCTATTTCAGTTTAAATTTAAACTTAGATTTAAGTTTAATTACGCCATGCGTTCTTTCCAGAGAAATTTCCCAAAATCTAAAACGGCATCTAGAGGTGTGTTATCAAAAACATCAAAAATGGTGTTTACAGATTTCTCGATAGCCATGTCTGTTTTTTCGAAACCAGCACTGTCGTCGTCCATCCAAAACTTTATAAGGAATAACATTTGTATCCAAGCTCCTTCACTATAAATGGTTTCAGAACGCTCTAATAAAATATTAGATTTATCCTCATTGCGTTGCATGATCAAGTCTTTAGAAAAATTCTTTACCTGCTTGCGCAAACCTTTTAACTGCTCCATTTTGCTCATCATGTGCTGATTCTCCTTTAAGGTATAGAGCACATAACTTCTGTTAAGCGTGAGAAGTTCAAAGAATGTGTAGAAAAACGTGAGCATTTTTTCACGATTGGAAAAGTGATCATACTCTTCATTTTTGTGGGCCACATCCATGGTCATGGTAAAGAATGTGTTCCAAATGTCCTTGCGCAAACTGTCAAAACTACCAAAAAACTGATAAAAATCTTGCTCAGACATATTGTTGTCCTTAGCAAACTTATAAACAGACTTAGGAGTTTTTTCATGCAGTAAAACATAATCCATATAGGCAGTGATGATATCATGCTTAGTGATTTCTGTCTTTTTAATTGCCTTTTTTGCAGGTGTTTTTTTAGTAGTTGCCATAACCTTAGTATTTGAGGTAAAGATAGTATCTGTTTAACTTATTATACAATAAGTTTAAACAAAAGTATGTTAAGGTTTAGTCGTTATTTCTTTGCAAAACTTAATTGAAATACGGGGAATTTATTGAGATTCTTTGCTAATGATTTGATTGTTTCATTACTCAAGTAAATGAAATTAATGCTAGCGATAAAATTAAGGAAAGGTTATATTTGTATGCACCTGATAATTATAAGCTACTGATGTTCTTCACATCTATATTGAACAAAGCAAACTTTACTGACCAACTGAATATTTTTTTGGTAATAGTATCTGCCTTACTGGCATATATTTTTCCCCTGGAGCTTTTTATCTTAACCTATACTTTGCTAGGTCCATTACATTATGTAACGGAAATTAATTGGCTCCATGATAAGAGTTATTTTTTTACAAATAATAAGGTCATCTGGTTAACTATAGGGATTACAGCGTCTCTTATATTATTTGTTCCTAAATTGTTTCTCTATTATGAAAATAGCGACACTGCTCTTACCGCAACAATGATTTTCATTAATGCATGGTCCAATAGCGTCATTTTTATAACTCTCATGCTTGCTATAGCTTATCAATTTGTTTCTTCTAAAGTGGCATGGTTAATTATCACCTTATTGAGCGTTATAGGTGCTATTCTTTTAAAGAACGTAGAGCAATATAAATTATTGATAGGTGTATTTGTACCTACTGTAATCCATGTCTATTTATTTACTATGATTTTTATGCTCTATGGTGCAAAAAAATCTAAAAGTGTTTACAGTTATATCTCTGTAGCGCTAGTTTTATTAATTCCCATAATTATTATAAACTTAGGACTTACTAGAGGCTCATATCTCTTCAGTGATTTTTCAAAAGAACTATATTTAGAAAATGATTTTCATGTTTTGCCAGTCAGTTTTTCAAAGTTTTTAGGCATGACCGATGGAACAGAGTTTTACTTCTACGAGTCAATCTGGCTTAAATTCATGATATTTATTTCATTTATTTATTGCTATCACTATCTCAATTGGTTTTCTAAAACGACAGTTATCAAATGGCATAACATGCTCAATAAGAAAAAGATCATTACTATTGCTATCCTGTGGTTTACTGTCATCTTTCTTTACTGGTTTGACTTTGGCCTTGGGTTATTGATATCCTTATTTCTAGGTTTTATACATGTAATTCTAGAATTTCCTTTAAACATGTTAAGTATTAAAGAACTGTTCTTTTCAAAAAAATAATGCTTTAAAGAAAACAGATATTTATATAGTTGCGTTGATCGTTATCATAACATAATTTATCTACTAGTACTGTAAATGGTTAAATATTATGGTTGATCTTGGTCTACAGTCATTGCCCAGATTTTTCTACGCTCATTTATTTGTTCTAGTCTTTTTTTCCAGTAATCAGCTCTTTCAGGAAATAAAAGATTTAATTGTATAACCATCTCACTTAAATTTTTATAAGTTTTAACCGCCGTAATCATTTGCCTGCGTGGATAAGCTATATTATTTACAAACAATCTGTCCAGCGTTATAAAATTATTATTTATAACGGTTTCACAAACTAATTTTGCTTCAATATTATGGCCCATGCGATGGTACAATTTACCCATAGAATAACTAAAGTTACCATAAGGAACTTTTTCGTTAGGCAAAGCTTTTAAACTCAAGTCTAATAAGTTTATAGCTGCAATAGTATCTCTGTTTTCTAAAAGCGCTTGTGATTCAAAATAGGTAGTTCTACGCAATACGGTTTTAGAAATATCTTGCTCTTTACTTGTTGAAATTACAACGTCATCCATTGCTTTATAAATTTGAGGAAGAACAGGATTAGTAATTACAATTTTAGGATTACTGTTTTTATCAACAACAGGCCGTTGAAGTGGTTGTAGTATTTGTATCAATCCGTGTTGTATTAGGTATTCATCCATACCTAAATAATGATTTGTTTTGCCGTTAATTAAAAAACAAATAGGCCGCTCTACCATATTTGCTTGAATCACATCTAAAGCAATAAGCTCACCTCTACTCACGACATCTTTAGATAAATTAAAAACGATATCGCTGCGCAACAATTCTTTCTGATCTTCCAAGATTTGAAATTTATAAAGAAAATCTGCCGCAAATATTCCCATAGTCTTGCTTGGTAAATATTTTATTTTGCGAGATCCATTGTTGTAAAAGAGAGAATCATTTTTAAGATGATCGTCCAGCATTTTCAGATTTGTAACTCGTTTTTCTTCCAGGTTAATAGGGAATTGATACTGCGATCCTTTAAGTGTCATTTCATAAGGTATGTCTGTTCGCACGGCCTTACTCTTACCCATATCTATTTCTAGCTTCTCAATAAATGAAGGCAACTGTAATAAATCAATATTTAGAACTCTAACATCTGTGCGGTAATTATGTATTTCTTGTAAATACCATAAAGGGAAAGTAAAGTTATCGCCTTGTGTAAATAATATGGCGTTTTGGGGGCAGCTATCTAAATATGCTTTTGCTACCAGATCTATCAAACCACTATTTGATAGATCTCTTTGGCTGTAATTTTTTGCCAGCATTTGCAATGGTAGTGCTATTATTAGTAATGCCGCGATGATGGATTTTGTTGCTTTTGGGAAAGCGTAACCACTTAATTTATTAAATAATATACTCATGATTTTGAAAATTAAAGGAAGGCTTAGACCTATAAAAATTGAAAAAACTAAAAAAGACCCTATAAATATATAATCTCGTTCTCTTATTAAAACACTTAAAGGCGTTGGATTAATAATGATAATTATGCCAATGCCATAAAGTACAAATAAAGATAGTAGGAATAAACCTAGCTTAGTACGGTAAATCAGCATGCCCATAAGACCGATCAATCCTAATAAAAAAGGAAGTAAATAGTAGTATGCAGAAGAATGTGTAGAATTTACACCATCATCAATTTCAACACCTCTTGAGCCGTCTATAATTGAAATGCCAGACAGCCAGTTGCCATTTAAATTATCGCCGTTACCTAAATGAATGTTTTGACGTCCAGAAAAGTTCCACATGAGGTATCTAAAATACATCCAGTCCATTTGATAACCCATAAAAAACAAAAATTGATCCTTTAATACTGGAACCTTTATTTTTGTTTTAGTACCGCCTGTATAGAAAGACTCCATTCTTCCATCAATATCTATCCAAGTAGTATAAAGATTACTATTCACATCATCATTTGCATAAAGCCTAGGGAAATAGGTATCAAAGATGGGATGGTAGTTCAGTTCTAAATTTATTCCATCTTCAGTAATTTGATAACGTTTTTCTACTTTGTTATAAGCGATGACCTCATTTCCATCATTGAATGGATGTGTAGCATCAATAATTGCATTGTAAGATGGTGCCTTAAAAATTGGAATGTTATCTACCCCAAAACGGCTAGCTTCCATGTAATCTACTTGGTCATAAAAAGAAGTAGAAACACTATTGAAATTTGTAGTGTTGCTATTGATTAAAGGTAAAAGATTTGAATAACTACTCACTAGAAAAACAATACTTAAAAACATAGCTGATTTCACAGCAGTATTAATCCTTTTTTTCTTTTGAATATACTTGAGAAAAAGAAAGAATATTAAAGGTGCTAAAAACATAAAAGCCATCCCGCCTAGGTTTTTATTCCATCCTAGTTTATTTACAAATAGGTAGTCTACATTACCTGCAATAGTAAAAAGTTTGAAGTATAATATCTGAT is a window of Nonlabens sp. MB-3u-79 DNA encoding:
- a CDS encoding DUF2723 domain-containing protein, which encodes MIYWLTRQTGMGVWDSPEFAMSTNSLGTTHAPGSPFYTLFTYLLDFIFHPFFGTDAFVFYSILFGSLAIGVVFLIIYELIELAFLNSDELTKVLSASLGSLCLAFSSTFWTNSTEVEVYSLSMLALSCTLLFSLKWYKSNAVADKKSRYYLRIIFVLLGISASLHPINVACVIPLFMLYSFKKYDKWLFHLGFLGLGLVSFVIGYQILYFKLFTIAGNVDYLFVNKLGWNKNLGGMAFMFLAPLIFFLFLKYIQKKKRINTAVKSAMFLSIVFLVSSYSNLLPLINSNTTNFNSVSTSFYDQVDYMEASRFGVDNIPIFKAPSYNAIIDATHPFNDGNEVIAYNKVEKRYQITEDGINLELNYHPIFDTYFPRLYANDDVNSNLYTTWIDIDGRMESFYTGGTKTKIKVPVLKDQFLFFMGYQMDWMYFRYLMWNFSGRQNIHLGNGDNLNGNWLSGISIIDGSRGVEIDDGVNSTHSSAYYYLLPFLLGLIGLMGMLIYRTKLGLFLLSLFVLYGIGIIIIINPTPLSVLIRERDYIFIGSFLVFSIFIGLSLPLIFKIMSILFNKLSGYAFPKATKSIIAALLIIALPLQMLAKNYSQRDLSNSGLIDLVAKAYLDSCPQNAILFTQGDNFTFPLWYLQEIHNYRTDVRVLNIDLLQLPSFIEKLEIDMGKSKAVRTDIPYEMTLKGSQYQFPINLEEKRVTNLKMLDDHLKNDSLFYNNGSRKIKYLPSKTMGIFAADFLYKFQILEDQKELLRSDIVFNLSKDVVSRGELIALDVIQANMVERPICFLINGKTNHYLGMDEYLIQHGLIQILQPLQRPVVDKNSNPKIVITNPVLPQIYKAMDDVVISTSKEQDISKTVLRRTTYFESQALLENRDTIAAINLLDLSLKALPNEKVPYGNFSYSMGKLYHRMGHNIEAKLVCETVINNNFITLDRLFVNNIAYPRRQMITAVKTYKNLSEMVIQLNLLFPERADYWKKRLEQINERRKIWAMTVDQDQP